Proteins encoded by one window of Labrus bergylta chromosome 2, fLabBer1.1, whole genome shotgun sequence:
- the LOC110004280 gene encoding chromaffin granule amine transporter has product MAWLHQSRGSPRLVLVVVCVALLLDNMLLTVVVPIIPTFLYAMDHPSPEPQTVQPSLLPLPSISAPQRRTAPPQAPSSRSNLQTSAWTSQASQLPRPSHSALVLDAPAEQNPRSSPPTFPPLVSLFDNTTFSLHEIQTEPILNTEPTDQTSLTTELQINETTNATESSCLQDSAFLEEENVRVGLLFASKALIQLLVNPFVGPLTNRVGYHIPMFAGFIIMFASTIMFAFSGTYALLFFARSLQGIGSSFSSVAGLGMLASVYTDDEERGIAMGIALGGLAMGVLIGAPFGSVMYEFVGKSAPFLILAFLAVFDGILQLFILQPSKISPGSVEGTPLLTLLKDPYILISAGSLCFANMGVAILEPTLPIWMMQTMCSPKWQLGMAFLPASISYLIGTNLFGVLANKMGRWLCSMLGMFIVGISLLCVPFATSIYGLIGPNGGLGFAIGMVDSSMMAIMGYLVDIRHASVYGSVYAIADVALCMGFAIGPSTGGALVQAVGFPCLMVFIGVINILYAPLCFLLRNPAVSEEKMAIIDQECVMHRKSYNTQKESREFPLSDYSEEEETEE; this is encoded by the exons TGCCGATCATCCCGACGTTCCTCTACGCCATGGACCACCCCAGTCCAGAGCCTCAGACTGTCCAGCCCTCCCTGCTCCCTCTTCCCAGCATCAGTGCACCACAGCGGAGAACAGCGCCCCCACAGGCGCCCTCGTCCAGGTCAAACCTCCAGACCTCTGCCTGGACCTCCCAGGCCTCCCAGCTCCCTCGTCCCAGCCACAGTGCACTGGTCCTGGATGCACCAGCAGAGCAGAACCCCCGATCATCTCCTCCCACCTTCCCTCCTCTGGTGTCTCTGTTTGACAACACCACCTTCAGTCTGCACGAGATTCAGACTGAACCGATTCTGAACACCGAGCCGACGGACCAGACGAGCCTGACCACAGAGCTGCAGATCAACGAGACGACTAACGCTACA GAGTCCTCCTGTCTTCAGGACAGTGCGTTCCTGGAGGAGGAAAATGTCCgtgttggtttgttgtttgcCTCTAAAGCGCTCATCCAGCTGCTCGTCAATCCCTTCGTTGGCCCGCTCACCAACAG GGTCGGGTACCACATCCCCATGTTCGCCGGTTTCATCATCATGTTTGCATCGACCATCA tgtttgCTTTCTCAGGGACCTACGCTCTGCTCTTCTTCGCTCGCTCTCTGCAGGGGATCGGCTCATCCTTCTCCTCTGTAGCGG gtCTTGGTATGCTGGCCAGTGTATACACAGATGATGAGGAGAGAGGCATTGCCATGGGCATCGCACTGGGAGGACTGGCTATGGGAGTGCTGa tcgGAGCTCCATTTGGCAGTGTGATGTACGAGTTCGTGGGGAAGAGCGCCCCCTTTCTGATTCTGGCCTTCCTGGCTGTGTTTGATGGaa tatTACAGCTGTTCATCCTGCAGCCTTCAAAGATCTCTCCAGGG agtgTGGAGGGGACTCCGCTACTGACGCTGTTAAAAGATCCGTACATCCTCATCAGTGCAG GTTCTCTGTGTTTTGCAAACATGGGCGTCGCCATCCTGGAGCCGACTCTGCCCATCTGGATGATGCAGACCATGTGTTCCCCAAAATGGCAACTTG gtaTGGCCTTCCTACCTGCCAGCATCTCCTACCTGATAGGAACAAACCTGTTTGGTGTTTTGGCCAACAAGATGGGACg GTGGCTCTGCTCAATGTTGGGGATGTTTATCGTTGGCATCAGTCTGCTGTGT gtCCCTTTTGCCACCAGTATCTACGGACTGATTGGACCAAACGGAGGTCTGGGCTTCGCTATAG GTATGGTCGACTCTTCCATGATGGCCATCATGGGCTACCTGGTGGACATCCGCCATGCGTCTGTTTACGGCAGTGTCTACGCTATCGCTGACGTGGCGCTGTGTATGGGATTCGCTAtcg GACCATCCACAGGGGGAGCTCTGGTCCAGGCGGTAGGTTTTCCCTGTCTCATGGTGTTTATCGGGGTGATCAACATCCTGTACGCTCCGCTCTGCTTCCTGTTACGTAACCCGGCCGTAAGTGAGGAGAAAATG GCCATCATTGATCAGGAGTGTGTGATGCACAGGAAAAGCTACAACACTCAGAAGGAGAGTCGTGAGTTTCCTCTGAGCGACTACAGCGAAGAAGAGGAGACGGaggagtga
- the tti2 gene encoding TELO2-interacting protein 2, whose protein sequence is MELSSLLDELHLSSSSEKRLPSPTLPPITELLTRLQEKLIGASSDSEKTTLIGRVERLFLIADPDWLFPQASQANQDAQREDLQAAYSSLVCALIGCAALPLCEDDCSSLPASAYRSIPCRAEPVCSALSALLGTLGNTGGLDVLLLAVALPICVFAVTHFQDQAWTSSSSRKAAQRLQEALLRAGRWRDSPHLLMGDVSQGEEEGGKKKKRRGIVGGILDVLQPQLAKDSWHRCEAVKLVFAWTLLQVTRPALSPHLARLLPPSLLFNDHFRQENCILGVRCLHHVVLNTPAADLRQFNRAEVIYQALFKHLYTTEAAVIQPALSCLSDLLLVLEKPPSSLAPSLSPRKPCRHDDVLRLVLTHMEAEHKVALRRVYASALPPFIDRMGMAVCRHLKRLERVVLGYLEVRDPPEETSRLKILEALQKTIRTAWPRIAGRVTVLLRCLLKLLLDVSSDSQLSDSVRQELMNQTTVCIEQLDGVSQGNLQPLLLQVDSSCCSSDILSCLTKITTTTDR, encoded by the exons ATGGAGCTTTCATCTTTACTTGATGAacttcatctctcctcctcctcagagaagCGCCTCCCCTCTCCCACTCTTCCTCCAATCACAGAGCTCCTGACTCGGCTGCAGGAGAAGCTGATTGGTGCATCATCAGACTCTGAAAAGACCACGTTGATTGGTCGGGTTGAGCGTCTCTTCCTGATCGCTGACCCTGATTGGCTGTTCCCCCAAGCCTCACAGGCCAATCAGGATGCTCAGCGTGAGGATCTTCAGGCGGCGTACAGCTCTCTTGTctgcgctctgattggctgtgccGCTCTGCCGCTCTGTGAAGACGACTGCAGCTCTCTGCCGGCCTCAGCCTATCGTAGCATCCCGTGCAGAGCAGAACCGGTATGCTCCGCCCTCTCCGCGTTGCTGGGTACTCTGGGAAATACAGGAGGTCTGGATGTTCTGCTGCTGGCTGTAGCTCTGCccatctgtgtgtttgctgtcaCACACTTTCAG GATCAGGCGTGGACCAGCTCCTCCTCCCGAAAGGCGGCTCAGAGACTGCAGGAGGCGCTGCTGAGGGCAGGTCGCTGGAGGGACTCCCCCCACCTCCTGATGGGGGACGTGAGTCAGGgtgaggaggaaggggggaagaagaagaagcgcaGAGGAATAGTGGGAGGAATCCTGGACGTCCTGCAGCCTCAGCTGGCCAA gGACTCGTGGCATCGCTGTGAAGCAGTGAAACTGGTGTTTGCATGGACTCTCCTGCAG gtgaCTCGACCTGCTCTCTCCCCTCACCTGGCCCGCCTCCTcccaccctccctcctcttcaacGACCACTTCAGACAAGAGaactgcattctgggagttcGCTGTCTGCACCACGTCGTGCTCAACAca CCGGCTGCAGATCTCCGTCAGTTCAACAGAGCAGAAGTTATCTACCAGGCTTTGTTCAAACACCTGTACACCACGGAGGCTGCTGTCATACag cccgCCCTGTCGTGTTTGTCGGACCTGTTGTTGGTTTTGGAGaagcccccctcctctctcgcCCCGTCCTTGTCCCCCAGAAAGCCCTGTCGCCATGACGACGTGCTGCGCCTGGTCCTGACCCACATGGAAGCAGAGCACAAAGTGGCCCTAAGACGCGTCTACGCCTCTGCTCTGCCTCCATTCATAGACAG GATGGGCATGGCGGTTTGCAGACACCTGAAGCGGCTAGAGCGGGTGGTGCTGGGATACCTGGAGGTCAGGGATCCACCTGAAGAGACGAGTCGACTGAAGATCCTGGAGGCGCTGCAGAAAACCATCAGAACAGCCTGGCCACg gattGCGGGCCGTGTCACCGTGCTGCTGCGTTGCCTGTTGAAGTTGCTGCTCGATGTTTCTTCAGACTCTCAGCTCAGTGATTCAGTTCGTCAGGAGCTGATGAATCAAACGACTGTTTGTATCGAACAGCTGGACGGTGTCTCTCAGGGAAACCtacag cctctcctcctgcaggtcgacagcagctgctgcagctccgaCATCCTCAGTTGCCTCACAAAAATAACTACAACAACAGACAGGTGA